A region of Solibacillus isronensis DNA encodes the following proteins:
- a CDS encoding ABC transporter ATP-binding protein: MVLQLKDVTKRYRDFVAVNRLNFTIEKGEIFGLIGQNGAGKTTTFRMILDLQDTTEGTITWDGQPIKSVSRDFLGYLPEERGIFPQMKVEEQLYFFGELHGMDKSELKKDIDFWIERFDLEEKRNVKAETLSKGNKQKVQLIASFIHKPAFLILDEPFSGLDPVNMELLKNAILYLRDQGMTILFSSHQMDNVEELCDHLCLLKRGESLFSGSLLDLKKQYGKTKLTVRTDKSFEVLSNYPGVNHVKMERDSQAVLTLEDEKYAPEIFDLLSNGNYIEKFSLDYLSLHEIFKEKVGAGLV, translated from the coding sequence ATGGTGTTACAACTGAAAGATGTGACGAAACGCTACCGTGATTTCGTTGCAGTAAACCGATTGAACTTTACAATTGAAAAAGGCGAAATATTTGGCTTAATCGGGCAAAATGGTGCAGGTAAAACGACTACATTCCGAATGATTCTGGATTTACAGGATACAACAGAAGGTACCATTACATGGGATGGGCAGCCGATTAAATCGGTAAGCCGTGATTTTTTAGGTTATTTACCGGAGGAGCGCGGTATTTTCCCGCAAATGAAAGTGGAAGAGCAGCTTTACTTTTTCGGCGAGCTGCATGGAATGGATAAAAGCGAGCTGAAAAAAGATATCGACTTTTGGATCGAGCGCTTTGATCTGGAAGAAAAACGAAATGTGAAAGCTGAGACTTTATCAAAAGGTAATAAGCAAAAGGTTCAATTAATCGCCAGCTTTATTCACAAACCGGCATTCTTAATTCTTGATGAACCGTTTAGCGGACTGGACCCGGTTAACATGGAGTTGCTGAAAAATGCAATTCTGTATTTGCGCGATCAAGGAATGACGATTTTATTCTCGAGTCACCAAATGGATAACGTTGAGGAGCTCTGTGATCACTTATGCTTACTTAAACGCGGTGAATCCCTGTTTTCAGGCTCGCTGCTTGATTTGAAAAAGCAGTACGGTAAAACGAAACTGACAGTACGTACTGACAAATCTTTTGAAGTATTAAGCAACTACCCAGGTGTGAATCATGTCAAAATGGAACGGGATTCACAGGCGGTACTGACACTTGAAGATGAAAAATATGCACCTGAAATTTTTGACCTGCTTTCAAACGGCAATTATATCGAAAAATTCAGTTTAGATTATTTATCGCTGCATGAAATTTTCAAAGAGAAAGTAGGTGCCGGCCTTGTCTAA
- a CDS encoding VOC family protein: MGEKLVRVGTTYIPVTDVDRSAEWYVKNLEAALSYKDTDKAILNFANQSFFLVKSNENESANFKDKYGNERFSITFEVDGFHALAKLHKEFQQSGVEVGEIEDRGHAGRNFVFYDLDKNKFDVWSELSPAFKEKFK; the protein is encoded by the coding sequence ATGGGCGAAAAATTAGTGAGAGTCGGAACAACTTATATACCGGTAACGGATGTGGATCGATCTGCAGAATGGTATGTGAAGAACTTGGAAGCGGCTTTAAGTTACAAAGACACGGATAAAGCCATATTAAACTTTGCAAATCAAAGTTTCTTTCTAGTGAAATCGAATGAAAATGAAAGTGCCAATTTTAAAGATAAATATGGAAACGAACGTTTTTCAATAACATTTGAAGTTGATGGATTTCATGCTTTAGCAAAATTGCATAAAGAATTTCAGCAAAGCGGTGTCGAAGTCGGTGAGATTGAAGACCGCGGGCATGCAGGAAGAAATTTTGTCTTTTATGATTTGGATAAAAATAAATTCGATGTGTGGAGCGAACTGAGCCCTGCTTTTAAAGAAAAATTTAAATAA
- a CDS encoding GyrI-like domain-containing protein: MIKKEFKLVGLKGSGEYENFGSEVPLLAKRLLSRSSEIDFPTESEIALYEPKKSADHTTGNFYVGLIVRERVNKIPTGMDYLETDNHYITTRGNIMELDKLHEGLLNWGTAQGYKRDLDSYIIETYHPVNGGEEVEIYLPIIA, encoded by the coding sequence ATGATAAAAAAAGAATTCAAGTTGGTTGGCTTAAAGGGCAGTGGGGAGTATGAAAACTTTGGAAGTGAAGTACCATTGCTTGCAAAACGGTTATTAAGCCGTTCGAGTGAAATCGACTTCCCGACTGAAAGTGAAATTGCATTGTATGAGCCTAAAAAGAGTGCCGACCATACGACGGGCAATTTCTATGTAGGACTTATCGTTCGCGAGAGAGTGAACAAAATCCCGACAGGAATGGATTATTTAGAGACAGATAACCATTATATCACGACAAGAGGGAACATAATGGAACTGGATAAACTTCATGAAGGTTTGCTGAATTGGGGAACAGCGCAAGGTTATAAAAGAGATCTTGATTCTTATATTATCGAAACTTACCACCCTGTCAACGGAGGGGAAGAAGTAGAAATCTATTTACCAATCATTGCGTAG
- a CDS encoding N-acetylmuramoyl-L-alanine amidase — protein MNQKLITLVVAIFLVCTLAVTPTSAKVVFADVATTDATYDEIQYLISLGAIKGYQEKGKTYYKPNMSVTRAQAAKMAVIAAGKSPLKVSKSSYTDVKVGTEQSTYIERARQLGLFTKTSGNFSPNATLSREEMSHVLSKAFNLNVSDYNDLPVYFPDVSNSNTYAPYIKAIYYNGITKGSDGKYMPKGSVTRAQFASFIARAKSDEFRLALPEHLDSVDTTQVIGLVSVTTDGLNVRTKPTTSSAVIGRVNSGGKLSVYAVEGNWLKVSYQGYYGYISKSYAKFLEQDGNAIGPSIKAVKTNTIINLYYKPTSSSKKIKQISAGSTLSVYKEIDGYYLTTVGGIPGYIVKNSTTDVGGSNVTPPPSETDSDNNNPVVTSGTTGKVTVASLNMRKSASGSSATIKKLSKGTVIAVHSINGYWAKVTAGKDTGYVHKSYIKLVNEKGSPIKDRIIILDPGHGGKDPGAVNSGSTEKAIVLKVGNLVKQKLEANGATVYTTRSGDTYPSLQDRVKFTKDKFGEVYVSIHVNSATSTSAKGTETYYSITTGDQYEEDKKLATYINNEIVKNADMKNRGVKEAQYYVTRNMIIPSVLVELGFISNAEDRKKLINDKYVEIYAQSIYNGIVDYYRK, from the coding sequence ATGAATCAAAAACTGATTACATTGGTTGTTGCAATCTTCCTCGTTTGTACACTAGCTGTTACACCGACATCAGCTAAAGTAGTATTTGCAGATGTTGCGACAACCGATGCCACTTACGACGAGATCCAGTATTTAATTAGCCTTGGGGCGATTAAAGGATATCAGGAAAAGGGCAAAACGTACTACAAACCCAACATGAGTGTGACGCGTGCACAAGCTGCAAAAATGGCAGTCATTGCTGCAGGTAAAAGTCCACTAAAAGTAAGTAAATCCTCGTACACAGATGTTAAAGTCGGGACTGAACAATCGACATACATCGAACGTGCACGTCAACTTGGATTATTTACTAAAACATCAGGGAATTTTTCTCCTAATGCCACTTTGTCTCGTGAAGAAATGAGTCACGTTTTATCTAAAGCATTTAATTTAAATGTAAGTGACTATAATGATTTACCGGTGTACTTCCCAGATGTATCGAATTCGAATACATATGCTCCGTATATTAAAGCAATCTACTATAATGGGATTACAAAAGGTAGTGACGGCAAATACATGCCAAAAGGCTCGGTAACACGAGCACAATTCGCATCATTTATCGCAAGAGCAAAAAGCGATGAATTCCGACTAGCCTTACCCGAACACCTTGATTCAGTTGATACGACACAAGTAATTGGTCTTGTATCTGTAACAACAGACGGCTTAAATGTTCGTACAAAGCCAACAACATCAAGTGCAGTGATTGGAAGAGTAAATTCGGGCGGTAAGTTATCGGTGTATGCTGTGGAAGGTAATTGGTTAAAAGTTTCTTATCAAGGCTATTACGGTTATATCAGTAAATCATATGCCAAATTCCTTGAACAAGACGGCAATGCCATTGGACCATCAATTAAAGCTGTCAAGACAAATACAATTATAAATCTGTATTACAAACCGACATCGTCATCTAAAAAAATTAAACAAATTTCTGCCGGTTCAACATTGTCAGTCTACAAAGAAATTGACGGTTATTATTTAACAACAGTAGGTGGGATTCCTGGCTATATTGTAAAAAATAGCACGACGGATGTAGGGGGTTCAAATGTAACTCCGCCACCATCAGAAACGGATTCCGATAATAACAATCCTGTCGTAACATCCGGTACAACAGGTAAAGTAACGGTTGCGAGTTTAAACATGCGCAAATCGGCATCAGGATCATCAGCGACAATTAAAAAGTTATCAAAAGGAACAGTAATTGCGGTACATTCCATTAATGGCTATTGGGCAAAAGTAACAGCGGGCAAAGATACAGGCTATGTGCACAAATCGTACATTAAACTAGTGAACGAAAAAGGCAGTCCTATTAAAGACCGTATTATTATTTTAGACCCAGGGCACGGTGGTAAAGATCCAGGTGCTGTTAACTCTGGTAGTACTGAAAAAGCGATCGTTTTAAAGGTAGGCAATCTTGTCAAACAAAAACTTGAAGCGAACGGCGCAACTGTATATACTACACGTTCAGGAGATACGTATCCATCCCTTCAGGACCGCGTGAAATTTACGAAGGACAAGTTTGGTGAAGTTTATGTAAGTATTCACGTAAACTCGGCGACATCTACAAGTGCAAAAGGTACTGAAACGTACTACAGCATTACAACAGGTGACCAGTATGAAGAGGATAAAAAGCTTGCGACGTATATCAACAATGAGATTGTCAAAAATGCGGATATGAAAAACCGTGGTGTAAAAGAAGCACAGTATTATGTGACTCGCAATATGATCATTCCTTCTGTATTAGTAGAACTTGGGTTCATCTCAAATGCTGAAGACCGTAAAAAATTAATCAATGATAAGTATGTAGAAATCTATGCACAATCAATTTATAACGGGATTGTCGATTACTACAGAAAATAA